The genomic DNA TGTTGTAGGCGGCGCGATGTTTGGTGATAATCTGTCTATGATTTCAGATACTACGATTGCTGCTGTGCGTACTCAAAAAACTAAGATGAGTGACAAGTTTAAAGTGAACTTTTGGATAGTATTGCCAGGTGCCATTTTAACAATAGTTGTACTGTTTTTCTTAACGAATGGTGTTACTATCGACCATTCTAAAAGTTATGATTATAATTTAGTTAAAGTTATTCCATATGTTTTGGTATTAGTATTAGCACTTGTTGGTGTAAATGTCATCATTGTATTAATTGGTGGTACTTTCCTATCAGGTATTATTGGATTATTAGATGGTTCTTTTGATTGGAAAGGTTTATTAAATGCTGTTTCAAAAGGTATCATTGGTATGGAAGATATTGCGATTATTGCTGTTTTAATTGGTGGTTTAGTCGGTATTATTCAGCATAATGGTGGTATAGATTGGTTGCTAAATTTTGTTAGATCAAGAGTTAAATCAAAACGTGGTGCAGAATTTGGTATTGCGAGTCTAGTCAGTGCAGCAGATATTTCTACTGCTAATAATACAATTTCAATTATTATGGCTGGTCCATTAGCTAAAAATATTGCTGATGAGTATGATGTTGATCCACGTAAGTCTGCTAGCTTGTTGGATATCTTTGCTGGCTGTTTCCAAGGATTTTTACCATATAGTCCTCAAGTGATAGCTGCAGCGGGTGTAGCAAGTATTTCGCCTTTTGAGGTTATGCCATACTGTATTTATTCAATTTTATTAGGTGTATGTGGTATTTTATCAATTGTATTACGCTTTCCACGTGTAAAGCCCAAAACAGAAAATGTTAAATAACAGACGATTTTAATTTTAAAATATAAATTAATTTAATATATTTGATAGTTCAAAGTTTGGAACTGTGTATAAATGCGTTAAAATAAAATTAAGCGTTGAAAGTAGGTGAAATAAGTGGCTAAATATAATGTTGAGAATGAATATGTTGAAATTCATATTGAACGTTTATTAAAATACGCACCAGAATTAGTTTATAAAGCATGGACAGACGCAGATTTATTAAAACAGTGGTTTATGACATCTCAACGTACGAATAAATCTATTGATATAGATATGACTGAAGGTGGTTCATATCGAATTGTTGATGCGCGTAACGGTAAGCAAAACGTCATTCAAGGTACTTATCAAGAGTTAGTAGAGAATGAATATATTAAAATGACGATTGGAATGCCTGAATTAAGTGATCATGAAGATGTAATTGAGGTAGAATTTGAAGAACGAGAATCTGGTGGTACGCAAATGTTCTTCTTCTATCAATCATTGGTAGAGCGTGAACGACGTTTAACGACGTTAGAATATAAGCAAAAGAAAAAAGAATATCATGATTCAACCGTACATGGTTTAGAGTTGATGTTTGATAAGATGCATCAAGTTTTAGAACAATATGTTGAAGAAAATGATTTGTTCAAGTAAACATGTATAGATAAATGAGAACGAGACAACAATCAATTGTGTAAAAGAGATTGTTATCCCGTTCTTTTTTATTGGTTTAAATATAAAATTATTTAAGTTCACCGATTTCTTTACGTTCATTGTACTTTCTAAGCAACGTCTCAAAGAAAATATGATAACTAATAAAACTGGAGTAATCGGTACCATCATATAAATAAAACGTATTACTCGAAACATAAACATTGTAATTGGCTTTTTGGGCAAGTGTATTGTCTTTCATAGTAGTGACAGAAATAAAATATTTTTGACGCAATTGAAGTAAATTCGTTACTTCCGGTAATTGGACATTTTCTCCTGATAGGGAAATGATAAAGAATAAATCTTCGTCTACGGAGCGATTAAGTACCATTTTTAATTCGTGTACATCGTGCAATACTATGATATTTTTGTGCATTGTTAATAAAATACGTTGTGCTTCTTCGGCAACATTTTTTTGAGCTCGGCCCGTTCCATATAAATACACAGTTGATGTATTGTTGATTTTATCAGTGATGAGATTATAATCAATGCGGTCCAAATATGTAAATGTCGTTTCAATTTCTTGTCGAAAGGCATCCATAGAATCGGTAGGTAACTGATTTAAATGTTCACTTTCAAATTTAAGATAAGACTTAAAGTCACTATATCCGTCGAAACCGAGTTTACGAGTGAAACGATGGATTGTTGCATTAGACGCATGTGTATAATGCGATAACTCATGTATTTTCAAAGTTTTACATTTATTGATGTTATTATTTACGAAATGTGCAATTTGGAGATCGTTGTCATTTAATTTGTCAAAGTTTGCATTTACTCTTTCATCTAGTAGCACAAAAGCACCTCTTATTCTTTCTTGAAAATATTTTCATACATAGAAAAGATAAACTGATTATACAAAATTATTTCAAAATCAGTCAACGGCGTTGTATATATGTAAGCGTTTACTATAATGATATTAAAGATATTAAGGAAACGCTTTAACAATAAGAGAGATTAACGTACATCATAGAAAGATATGGGGGTATAAATATGAACGCAATAAAACGTTTTGGGAGTGCAATGATTGTTCCCGTATTAATGTTTGCATTTTTTGGGATTGTATTAGGATTTGCAACATTATTTAAAAACCCAACAATCATGGGCGGATTAGCAAATTCACACACATTCTGGTTCAAATTCTGGTCAGTCATTGAATCAGGCGGTTGGGTCATCTTTAATCATATGGAAATCGTGTTTGTAGTCGGATTACCATTATCGCTTGCTAAAAAAGCACCTGGACATGCTGCACTTGCGGCATTAATGGGATATTTAATGTTTAACACTTTTATTAACGCGATTTTAACACAATGGCCACATACATTTGGGGCTAATTTAGAAAAAGGTGTTGAAAATGTAACAGGATTAAAAGCAATTGCTGGTATTGAAACATTAGATACTAATATTTTGGGTGGTATCGTTATTTCAGCAATTGTAACGTGGATACATAATAGATACTATAGTAAAAAATTACCTGAGATGTTAGGTGTATTCCAAGGCTTAACATTCGTTGTAACAATCTCATTCTTTGTAATGTTACCGATTGCTGCAATTACTTGTGTAGTATGGCCTACGATTCAACATGGTATTGAATCTATGCAACACTTCATTATTGGCTCTGGTTATGTTGGTGTTTGGTTGTATCATTTCTTAGAAAGAGTGTTAATTCCAACAGGATTACATCACTTTATCTATGCACCAATTGAAGTAGGTCCAGTTGTAGCCAAAGATGGCTTGAAAGCTGAATGGTTCAGACATTTAAACCAATTTGCTGAAAGTAGTAAACCATTAAAAGATCAATTCCATTATGGATTCATGTTACAAGGTAATGGTAAAGTATTCGGTGCTATCGGTATTGCTTTAGCAATGTACTCTACAACACCTAAAGAAAATCGTAAAAAAGTTGCAGCTTTATTAGTTCCTGCTACGCTGACTGCAGTTGTTGTAGGTATTACAGAACCATTAGAGTTCACATTCTTATTT from Staphylococcus taiwanensis includes the following:
- a CDS encoding Na+/H+ antiporter NhaC family protein, producing MEEKRKGNAWALLPLVLFIGLFLGVGAITGDFTNMPLNVAITVTVIVALLMNRKEKFSEKVEIFTKGAGHSNIILMVFIFILAGAFSTTTEKMGGVESTVNLGLSLIPQNLIIVGLFVICMFVSISMGTSVGTVAALAPVGFGFAQATDIPAALSMGTVVGGAMFGDNLSMISDTTIAAVRTQKTKMSDKFKVNFWIVLPGAILTIVVLFFLTNGVTIDHSKSYDYNLVKVIPYVLVLVLALVGVNVIIVLIGGTFLSGIIGLLDGSFDWKGLLNAVSKGIIGMEDIAIIAVLIGGLVGIIQHNGGIDWLLNFVRSRVKSKRGAEFGIASLVSAADISTANNTISIIMAGPLAKNIADEYDVDPRKSASLLDIFAGCFQGFLPYSPQVIAAAGVASISPFEVMPYCIYSILLGVCGILSIVLRFPRVKPKTENVK
- a CDS encoding SRPBCC domain-containing protein, with translation MAKYNVENEYVEIHIERLLKYAPELVYKAWTDADLLKQWFMTSQRTNKSIDIDMTEGGSYRIVDARNGKQNVIQGTYQELVENEYIKMTIGMPELSDHEDVIEVEFEERESGGTQMFFFYQSLVERERRLTTLEYKQKKKEYHDSTVHGLELMFDKMHQVLEQYVEENDLFK
- a CDS encoding MurR/RpiR family transcriptional regulator codes for the protein MLLDERVNANFDKLNDNDLQIAHFVNNNINKCKTLKIHELSHYTHASNATIHRFTRKLGFDGYSDFKSYLKFESEHLNQLPTDSMDAFRQEIETTFTYLDRIDYNLITDKINNTSTVYLYGTGRAQKNVAEEAQRILLTMHKNIIVLHDVHELKMVLNRSVDEDLFFIISLSGENVQLPEVTNLLQLRQKYFISVTTMKDNTLAQKANYNVYVSSNTFYLYDGTDYSSFISYHIFFETLLRKYNERKEIGELK
- a CDS encoding PTS transporter subunit EIIC gives rise to the protein MNAIKRFGSAMIVPVLMFAFFGIVLGFATLFKNPTIMGGLANSHTFWFKFWSVIESGGWVIFNHMEIVFVVGLPLSLAKKAPGHAALAALMGYLMFNTFINAILTQWPHTFGANLEKGVENVTGLKAIAGIETLDTNILGGIVISAIVTWIHNRYYSKKLPEMLGVFQGLTFVVTISFFVMLPIAAITCVVWPTIQHGIESMQHFIIGSGYVGVWLYHFLERVLIPTGLHHFIYAPIEVGPVVAKDGLKAEWFRHLNQFAESSKPLKDQFHYGFMLQGNGKVFGAIGIALAMYSTTPKENRKKVAALLVPATLTAVVVGITEPLEFTFLFIAPYLFVIHALLAATMDTIMYGFGVVGNMGGGLLDFIATNWIPLGQNHWMTYVAQVIIGLIFSAIYFFVFRFLILKFDIPLPGRRAEEEVKLFSKKDYKEKKGEGSKDESGFKPSNEYDAKAHYYLEGLGGKENIKDVTNCTTRLRLTVNDESKVEDSGYFTHNQMAHGLVKSGKNVQVVVGMTVPQVREAFEHLVYDDNDKK